The following proteins are co-located in the Fretibacterium sp. OH1220_COT-178 genome:
- a CDS encoding type II secretion system protein — MSRRGDTLMEVLVALFILALFLPSLFSALGGCLLGAIRIEGADARRYGTDWWFNRLGSTVNVASLASMPRDLPGGGVSFVWSSRVGSHGEVWVTLEARSGTLDSPLVTVRAF, encoded by the coding sequence ATGAGCCGCAGGGGGGACACATTGATGGAGGTCCTGGTGGCCTTGTTTATCCTTGCCCTTTTTCTGCCGTCCCTGTTCTCGGCCCTGGGCGGCTGTCTGCTGGGCGCCATCCGCATCGAGGGGGCCGACGCCCGTCGGTATGGAACCGACTGGTGGTTCAATCGCCTGGGGTCCACGGTCAACGTCGCCTCCCTCGCCTCCATGCCCAGGGATCTTCCCGGGGGAGGCGTCTCCTTCGTATGGTCCTCGCGGGTCGGGAGCCACGGGGAGGTCTGGGTGACCCTCGAGGCCCGATCGGGAACCTTGGACTCCCCCCTCGTCACGGTGAGGGCCTTCTGA
- a CDS encoding PulJ/GspJ family protein translates to MVRRGLSLVELLVTLAVGAVLAATLLAGGRWLILSSERVSRRLLARERGERVLSFLEPRVLHAGLGLSSCRISGMLQRALGRGLPGAPVIAGWPGLVRPLQVYRDSGALLEPAPDEGGVYRGSGLFVLFSLPSGVLLRAPGGGVVSAAPGESVKLTVLSGTLENVDPFAGRPRDLRSWFSLPMAGYPVHLGARNGKDLSLQLADDLPDPVTIPPLSELFLLRCERFRVQNNILYFQEMRSDWYPPNFQPRESGVLALWLEWRPASRILDLWVLTSGGPAVFGPSAKPASWPDDAPWRAEFSNHELYVSRASWRSENL, encoded by the coding sequence ATGGTCCGAAGGGGGTTGTCGCTCGTCGAGCTCCTCGTGACCCTGGCGGTTGGGGCCGTCCTGGCTGCGACGCTGCTTGCGGGAGGACGATGGCTCATCCTCTCCTCGGAACGCGTGTCGCGGCGGCTCCTGGCCCGGGAGCGCGGGGAGCGCGTCCTGTCCTTTCTCGAGCCGCGAGTCCTGCACGCGGGGTTGGGGTTGTCCTCGTGCAGGATCAGCGGCATGTTGCAGCGGGCCTTGGGACGTGGTTTGCCTGGCGCGCCGGTCATAGCCGGGTGGCCCGGGCTCGTCCGCCCCCTGCAGGTTTACAGGGACTCCGGTGCCCTTTTGGAACCCGCCCCGGACGAGGGAGGGGTTTATCGGGGCAGCGGCCTGTTCGTCCTATTCTCGCTGCCCTCTGGAGTGCTGTTGAGGGCTCCGGGGGGAGGCGTCGTCTCCGCCGCTCCCGGAGAGAGCGTAAAACTCACCGTTTTGTCGGGAACCCTTGAGAACGTGGATCCCTTTGCGGGCCGGCCTCGCGACCTGAGGAGCTGGTTCTCCCTGCCCATGGCCGGGTATCCCGTTCATCTCGGGGCCCGCAATGGTAAGGACTTGTCCCTCCAATTGGCGGATGACCTTCCCGATCCCGTCACGATCCCACCCCTGAGCGAGCTGTTTCTTTTGCGCTGCGAACGATTTCGTGTGCAAAATAACATCCTGTACTTTCAGGAGATGCGGAGCGATTGGTACCCACCGAACTTTCAGCCGCGTGAGAGCGGGGTCCTGGCCCTCTGGCTGGAGTGGCGTCCGGCCTCGAGGATCCTTGATCTTTGGGTGCTGACCTCGGGAGGTCCCGCCGTTTTCGGGCCCTCCGCCAAGCCGGCATCGTGGCCCGATGACGCGCCTTGGAGGGCGGAGTTCTCGAATCATGAGCTGTATGTTTCACGCGCTTCCTGGAGGTCCGAAAACCTGTGA